Part of the Litorilinea aerophila genome is shown below.
CTGCCCTGAAAAAGAACGCAGATTCCGCTGTATTCATCCCCGCGGCGCAACGAAGTGGCACGAAGAACTCACATGCCGGGTCAGGCGATGACAGCGGTCAAATTCGCCAAAACGCCCCATTCGTGATAGATTGCTAGCGTGCATCCCGTTCTGGGGAACCTGCGTGGGAAGCCTGCCGCCGGGCAGCGCCTTCCCCACCCGCTGGTGAGGATGGTTTCTGGCATGATGGCCATAGCACGTCGACTCCTGAAATGGGTGCAGCCCCTGATGGTGGCTGTCGCCGCGCTCTTCATCGCCTTCCTGATCGTGGGGCAGTGGCAGGCCCTGCGCCAGCACGCCTGGCAGCTCCATGGCGGCTGGCTGGCCCTGGCCACTACCCTGCTGCTGGCTGCCTGGTCCCTGGAGATTGCCATCTGGCGCCATCTGCTGGCCCTGCTGGGGGGGCATCTTCCCCTGGATGTGGCAGGCCGCATCTGGTTTCTCAGCGCCGTGGTGCGCTATATTCCCGGCAACATCTGGCACCCCCTGAGCATGACCGTCTACGGCCAGCGCTGGGGCATCCGGCCCGAAGCCACCGTCACCAGCATCGCCCTCTACCAGGCCATCATCCTGCTGGCCGTGGCCCCCATCGCCGCCCTCTACTTTGCCCTCACCGGCAACTGGGGGCTGTTGACCAGCAGCCTGGGCAGCCTGACCCCCGGACTGGTGCCGCTCCTGTTGGCGCCGGTGGCCCTCTTCCTGTTGCGGCCCCAGTGGCTGCTGCACCTGACCAACTGGGGGCTGCGACGGCTGGGGCGCACCACCCTGGAGACCCGGCTGTCCAGCCGGCGGCTGTGCTGGCTGTTGACCCTGGCTGCAGGGGACTGGCTGCTGTGGGGAGGCTGTTTTGCCGCCCTGACCTTTGGCCTGGGCGACTACTCCGCCGCCCGCCTGGCCGAGCTGCTCCCCCATCTGGTGGCCGCCTACCCCATCGCCTATGCTGTGGGTTTCCTCAGCCTGCTCACGCCCAGCGGTTTTGGCGTGCGGGAGGGGGCGTTTCTGGTCCTGTTGGCCCCCCTGCTGGACGGCGCCGTGGTTACCGTCATTGCCCTGGCCATGCGCCTCTTCACGGCCGTGGGCGAGGCGGTCATGGCCCTGCTCAGCCTCCTGATGGAGCGCCACCAGGCCGCCCATGCCCTGGGCCTGGCACCCAGAAAGTAACGTCGAAGGAGCCATCGCGCCGCCGGGCGGGTCTCCCCCGCAGGTTGCGAGCATGCCCCGCCGGGTGGCGCGATGCCATTTGTCACGGAAATCGATGCAGGAGCGAGCGAAACAAGTCTTCTGGCTGGCGGTCGTCGCCTTCACCGTGCTGGGTTTTGGCCTGCGCCTCTACCGGCTGGAGGCCCAGAGCCTCTGGTACGACGAGGGGGTGACGGCGGATATTGCCCGGCGCAGCCTGGCGGAGTTGACCCGCTGGACGGCCGGCGACATCCAGCCGCCCCTCTACTACTACGTGGTGGCCGCCTGGGGCCGCCTGGCCGGCTGGA
Proteins encoded:
- a CDS encoding lysylphosphatidylglycerol synthase domain-containing protein, with translation MMAIARRLLKWVQPLMVAVAALFIAFLIVGQWQALRQHAWQLHGGWLALATTLLLAAWSLEIAIWRHLLALLGGHLPLDVAGRIWFLSAVVRYIPGNIWHPLSMTVYGQRWGIRPEATVTSIALYQAIILLAVAPIAALYFALTGNWGLLTSSLGSLTPGLVPLLLAPVALFLLRPQWLLHLTNWGLRRLGRTTLETRLSSRRLCWLLTLAAGDWLLWGGCFAALTFGLGDYSAARLAELLPHLVAAYPIAYAVGFLSLLTPSGFGVREGAFLVLLAPLLDGAVVTVIALAMRLFTAVGEAVMALLSLLMERHQAAHALGLAPRK